From the Desulfovibrio sp. TomC genome, one window contains:
- the secD gene encoding protein translocase subunit SecD: MTGNLRWRLAVISLVAFLGLIYMLPSLGSVKQTFLGKFLPDDVINLGLDLKGGIHLTLGVDVDKALTTSLAQMGRDIRDQAKEEGIAIQRPTTTADGKQLEFVLATPDKREALGTFLSNHFSVLHVDSVDSSAEGHFLYKLSFTKRYREDQARMTVDQAVKTIRNRIDEFGVAEPDIRKQTDNRIQIQLPGLQDPERAIKLIGKTAHLEFKVVDDTADLEKAQKGILPPGDEMSVLRHRNPDGSYLERPIVLKADAVMTGENIADARANFDANNQAYVALTFTPGGARQFERVTGENVKKQLAIVLDGKVYSAPTIQEKIGGGRASITGRFSTEEARDLAIVLRAGALPAPVNILEQRTVGPSLGQESIEKGVYSAVVGGVIVITFMILYYGVAGAVADMALLFNLVLIVAGLAGFGATLTLPGIAGIILTIGMAVDANVIIFERIREELRRGLTARSAVDVGYSRATLTIFDANVTTVIAAVVLYQFGTGPIRGFAVTLILGIVASMFTAIFFTRFLFDLWLSKRPTDTAIHI; the protein is encoded by the coding sequence ATGACTGGAAATCTGCGTTGGCGACTGGCCGTGATCAGTCTCGTGGCCTTTTTGGGCCTCATTTACATGTTGCCCTCCCTGGGGTCGGTCAAGCAGACTTTTTTGGGCAAATTCCTGCCCGATGACGTCATCAATCTGGGCCTTGACCTTAAAGGCGGCATTCACCTCACTCTTGGCGTCGATGTGGACAAAGCCCTGACCACCTCCCTGGCCCAGATGGGCCGGGATATCCGCGATCAGGCCAAGGAAGAAGGCATTGCCATCCAGCGGCCAACGACCACGGCCGATGGCAAACAGCTGGAATTCGTCCTGGCCACCCCGGACAAGCGGGAGGCGCTAGGCACCTTCCTGTCCAACCATTTTTCGGTGCTCCACGTGGATAGTGTTGACAGCTCCGCCGAAGGCCACTTCCTTTACAAATTGTCGTTTACCAAACGCTACAGGGAAGATCAGGCCCGCATGACCGTGGATCAGGCCGTCAAGACCATCCGCAACCGCATCGACGAATTCGGCGTGGCCGAACCTGATATCCGCAAGCAGACCGACAACCGCATTCAGATCCAGCTGCCGGGTCTTCAGGACCCCGAACGGGCCATCAAGCTCATCGGCAAGACCGCCCACCTGGAGTTCAAGGTTGTGGACGACACGGCCGATCTGGAAAAGGCCCAGAAGGGCATCTTGCCCCCTGGCGATGAAATGTCGGTTTTGCGCCACAGAAATCCTGACGGGTCCTACCTGGAACGGCCCATCGTCCTCAAGGCCGACGCCGTCATGACCGGTGAGAATATTGCCGACGCCCGGGCCAATTTCGATGCCAACAACCAGGCCTACGTGGCCTTGACCTTCACGCCCGGCGGCGCGCGGCAGTTCGAGCGCGTCACGGGTGAAAACGTCAAGAAGCAACTGGCCATCGTGCTCGACGGCAAGGTTTACTCTGCACCCACCATCCAGGAAAAGATCGGCGGCGGCCGGGCCAGTATCACCGGGCGCTTTTCCACTGAGGAAGCCCGCGATCTGGCCATTGTGCTGCGCGCCGGAGCCTTGCCTGCCCCGGTCAATATCCTGGAGCAGCGCACGGTCGGCCCATCGCTTGGCCAGGAATCCATCGAGAAAGGCGTTTATTCGGCCGTGGTCGGCGGCGTCATCGTCATCACCTTCATGATTCTTTACTACGGCGTGGCCGGAGCCGTGGCCGACATGGCCCTGCTGTTCAATCTGGTGCTCATCGTGGCCGGTTTGGCCGGGTTCGGGGCGACCCTGACCCTGCCGGGTATTGCCGGCATCATCCTGACCATCGGCATGGCCGTTGACGCCAACGTCATCATCTTTGAACGCATTCGTGAGGAACTGCGCCGGGGGCTGACGGCCCGGTCGGCCGTGGACGTGGGCTACAGCCGCGCTACGCTGACCATCTTTGACGCCAACGTGACCACCGTCATCGCTGCCGTGGTCCTGTATCAGTTCGGCACCGGCCCCATTCGGGGGTTTGCCGTAACGCTGATCCTTGGCATCGTGGCCTCGATGTTCACGGCCATTTTCTTCACACGATTCCTCTTCGATCTGTGGCTGTCCAAACGGCCGACTGACACTGCCATCCACATCTGA
- a CDS encoding S9 family peptidase produces the protein MKAASQGKSFGIDDMLRVAMIDDVRVTADGRHAAFVVTRAVMQGDAGELTSRIYLADPAKGTARPVTADNETSDKPRFSPDGSKLAYLVEGENGTDIFLLQLAAGQTRRIAGGYDDILDLAFSPDGKSLVATVATPVRTNEARQSGCDAEVEVFDSGVGMIRLVLFPLSPGGQPRPLVSDRDVGAFAFSPDGRNIVFETADPATPPRGRRATATTSHPAPVDATNADIAVVDVARGDVRLLTATEASENTPSVSPDGATVAYVASAAPGFYYSAGRVMLVPLAGGQPRALAQTPNARPELLGWAADGKSLLVREAEGVSAVIYAIPVNGDAPRPVSDTPHVATQAVLSPGGRFLGLVLTDTDLPPEVYLTPADQFVPRAISSINHAFTAFRTSRSVTVHWQSADGTSIEGLYIPPVAASTEPPPLLIELHGGPAQAAQRIYLGSLDSYPLAVFSERGYALFQPNVRGSDGYGPQFRQAIVNDWGGVDFADLQTGINALVARGLADPNRLGIMGWSYGGYLTAWAIGHTDRFAAASIGAGITNLTSLCGSMDLPDFIPLYFGGEAYERFDLLFDRSPLKYAASMTTPTLFQHGVSDERVPFTQALELYTALSRRGIVTRLAAYPRSGHDITEPGLLRDLMVRNLAWFTKFVPVGGPSATAPAPGVTSQAAPPDNG, from the coding sequence GTGAAGGCCGCAAGTCAGGGGAAATCTTTTGGCATCGACGACATGCTGCGCGTGGCCATGATAGATGACGTGCGTGTGACCGCTGATGGCCGGCACGCCGCCTTTGTCGTCACCCGGGCCGTGATGCAAGGCGATGCCGGCGAATTGACCTCGCGCATCTATCTGGCCGATCCGGCCAAAGGAACGGCCAGACCCGTCACTGCAGACAATGAAACCAGCGACAAACCGCGCTTTTCCCCAGACGGTTCAAAATTGGCCTATCTGGTCGAAGGCGAGAACGGCACGGACATCTTCCTGCTGCAGCTTGCCGCCGGCCAGACCCGCCGTATCGCGGGCGGATACGATGACATTTTGGATTTGGCCTTTTCCCCGGACGGCAAGTCCCTGGTTGCAACCGTGGCCACACCGGTCAGGACGAACGAGGCGCGCCAATCCGGCTGCGATGCCGAAGTGGAGGTGTTCGACAGCGGCGTAGGTATGATCAGGCTCGTCCTTTTCCCTTTGAGCCCAGGAGGACAACCCCGTCCTCTGGTCAGCGATCGGGATGTTGGAGCCTTTGCCTTTTCCCCTGATGGCCGCAACATTGTTTTTGAAACCGCCGATCCGGCCACACCGCCGAGGGGTCGGCGCGCCACCGCCACGACCAGCCATCCCGCACCAGTCGATGCCACCAATGCCGATATCGCGGTGGTTGATGTGGCCCGGGGCGACGTGCGGCTCCTGACTGCGACCGAGGCCTCGGAAAATACCCCCAGCGTTTCCCCGGACGGCGCAACCGTGGCCTATGTCGCCAGTGCCGCTCCCGGGTTTTACTACAGCGCCGGCCGGGTCATGCTGGTCCCCCTGGCCGGAGGACAGCCTCGGGCTTTGGCCCAGACCCCCAATGCCCGCCCGGAATTGCTGGGCTGGGCCGCTGATGGCAAAAGCCTCCTGGTCCGTGAAGCCGAAGGGGTCAGCGCCGTCATATACGCCATCCCCGTCAACGGGGATGCCCCGCGTCCCGTGTCGGACACGCCCCATGTCGCTACCCAGGCCGTCTTGTCCCCTGGCGGGCGGTTTCTCGGGCTGGTCCTGACCGACACTGATCTCCCGCCGGAAGTCTACCTGACGCCGGCTGACCAATTTGTTCCCCGGGCGATATCTTCCATCAACCACGCCTTTACCGCTTTTCGGACGTCCCGGTCCGTCACGGTGCACTGGCAGTCTGCCGACGGGACCTCCATCGAAGGGTTATACATCCCGCCGGTGGCGGCCTCAACGGAGCCGCCGCCACTGCTTATTGAATTGCACGGCGGCCCGGCCCAGGCAGCCCAACGGATCTATCTGGGTTCGCTGGACAGCTACCCCCTGGCGGTCTTTTCCGAGCGCGGCTACGCCCTTTTCCAGCCTAACGTCCGTGGTTCCGACGGCTATGGACCGCAATTTCGCCAGGCAATCGTCAACGATTGGGGCGGGGTGGATTTCGCGGACTTGCAAACCGGCATCAATGCGCTTGTTGCCCGCGGACTGGCCGATCCCAACCGTTTGGGCATTATGGGCTGGAGCTATGGCGGCTATCTGACCGCCTGGGCCATCGGCCATACCGACCGCTTTGCCGCAGCGTCCATCGGAGCCGGCATCACCAACCTGACGAGCCTTTGCGGCAGTATGGATCTCCCTGATTTTATTCCTCTCTATTTCGGTGGCGAGGCCTATGAGCGCTTCGACCTCCTGTTTGATCGTTCGCCGCTCAAATACGCTGCCTCCATGACAACGCCGACGCTGTTTCAGCACGGCGTCAGTGACGAACGGGTCCCATTCACCCAGGCCCTGGAACTCTATACCGCCTTGTCGCGGCGCGGCATCGTGACTCGTCTGGCTGCGTATCCCAGAAGCGGCCATGACATCACCGAACCAGGCCTGCTGCGCGATCTTATGGTGCGAAATCTGGCTTGGTTCACGAAATTCGTGCCCGTTGGCGGTCCTTCGGCCACGGCTCCCGCACCCGGTGTCACGTCGCAGGCGGCTCCGCCGGACAACGGCTAG
- a CDS encoding DUF4198 domain-containing protein: MRLFRLSLTLAVLALSASPALAHFGMIIPSTDVVTDKSKAKVELTVSFSHPMEGKGMDMAKPKAFGVQDGNQKTDLLATLKPTKVMDHDAWSGEFTFKKPGVGTFYLVPEPYFEPAEDKFIEHLTKVVVPAFGEEEGWDAPVGLSAEIVPLTRPFGNYVGNVFTGKVLVDGKPAADVAVEVEYYNKEKAFEAPNEYMTAQVVKTDANGVFNCAVPFAGWWGFAALTDAPETVQKDGAAKKIERGAVLWTKFVEPKRKKK, from the coding sequence ATGCGCCTATTCCGTCTTTCTCTGACCCTGGCAGTCCTGGCTCTCAGCGCCAGCCCGGCCCTGGCCCACTTCGGCATGATTATCCCGTCGACGGACGTGGTAACGGACAAAAGCAAGGCTAAAGTTGAGCTTACGGTCTCCTTTTCGCATCCCATGGAAGGCAAAGGCATGGATATGGCCAAGCCCAAAGCCTTTGGCGTCCAGGACGGCAACCAGAAAACCGACCTGCTCGCCACGCTTAAACCGACCAAGGTCATGGACCACGACGCCTGGAGTGGCGAGTTCACCTTTAAAAAGCCCGGTGTCGGCACGTTTTATCTCGTTCCCGAGCCCTATTTCGAGCCGGCAGAGGACAAGTTCATCGAGCACCTGACCAAGGTGGTCGTGCCGGCCTTTGGCGAGGAAGAGGGCTGGGATGCGCCGGTGGGGTTGTCTGCCGAGATCGTGCCGCTGACCCGTCCGTTCGGCAACTACGTTGGCAACGTATTTACAGGCAAGGTGCTCGTTGACGGCAAGCCGGCGGCCGACGTCGCGGTCGAGGTGGAGTACTACAACAAGGAGAAGGCCTTCGAGGCCCCAAACGAGTACATGACGGCCCAGGTGGTCAAGACTGATGCAAACGGCGTGTTCAACTGTGCCGTGCCTTTTGCCGGCTGGTGGGGCTTTGCCGCCCTCACCGACGCCCCGGAGACCGTGCAAAAGGACGGGGCCGCCAAGAAGATCGAGCGTGGAGCGGTTTTATGGACCAAGTTCGTTGAACCCAAGCGCAAGAAGAAGTAG
- the cbiM gene encoding cobalt transporter CbiM, whose protein sequence is MHISEGVLSGPVLAGGWALAAVGTTLGLKRLDYDRLMTVAILSAAFFVGSLIHVPIGPVSAHLILNGLLGAILGVAAFPAICVALLLQAVLFQYGGLVVLGVNTFDMAFPAVACSLIFGPWLRSAGSLRTVGAFCCGFCAVLLAALLTAGALALSGEAFMTTATAIFLAHLPIMAVEGVITAMAVGFLAKVRPELLTIRLAG, encoded by the coding sequence ATGCATATATCCGAAGGTGTACTCTCCGGGCCGGTCCTGGCTGGCGGTTGGGCTCTGGCTGCTGTCGGCACGACCCTGGGGCTTAAACGCCTCGATTACGATCGCCTGATGACCGTGGCCATTCTATCGGCCGCGTTTTTCGTTGGGTCGTTGATCCATGTGCCCATCGGGCCGGTCAGCGCCCACCTCATCCTTAACGGCTTGCTCGGGGCCATCCTCGGGGTGGCTGCTTTTCCAGCCATTTGTGTGGCCTTGCTGCTGCAGGCCGTGCTTTTTCAGTACGGCGGCCTGGTTGTCCTGGGGGTTAACACCTTTGACATGGCTTTTCCGGCCGTGGCCTGTTCCCTGATTTTCGGGCCGTGGCTGCGAAGCGCCGGGAGCCTGCGCACGGTCGGCGCATTTTGCTGCGGCTTTTGTGCCGTGCTCCTGGCCGCGCTGTTGACGGCCGGCGCCTTGGCCCTGTCCGGTGAAGCCTTTATGACCACGGCCACGGCCATTTTCCTGGCCCATCTGCCCATCATGGCCGTGGAAGGGGTCATTACGGCCATGGCTGTTGGGTTTCTGGCCAAGGTGCGCCCCGAGTTGCTGACCATCCGTCTGGCGGGCTGA
- the cbiQ gene encoding cobalt ECF transporter T component CbiQ codes for MIDDQLANGTSPIHTLDARCRLAACLLLSVVAALARTPQAPVFILTAGLLLTALSGASPGVVLRRAAAVNVFIFFLWLFVPLSTPGTPLWQEFGLTVSREGVSLAWLVTLKANAVFFCVLSLLATIPAPALGRAMTSLGVPAKFSFLFVFTYRYLHVIAEEYERLVTAARLRGFVPATDGRTYRTYAALVAMVLVRSYDRSQRVYQAMLLRGFTGVFPCLNRFQAGRRDVLFLSAVVAVAGLAVFFEVLVRSGNV; via the coding sequence ATGATCGACGATCAACTCGCCAATGGAACGTCGCCTATCCATACCTTGGACGCCCGCTGCCGATTGGCGGCCTGCCTGCTTCTGTCCGTGGTCGCCGCCCTGGCCCGCACGCCGCAAGCCCCGGTGTTCATTCTGACAGCCGGACTGCTCCTGACGGCCCTGTCCGGGGCCTCGCCGGGGGTTGTGCTGCGCCGGGCGGCAGCCGTCAATGTCTTCATCTTTTTTCTTTGGCTCTTTGTCCCGCTTTCTACCCCCGGGACGCCGCTGTGGCAGGAGTTTGGCCTGACCGTCAGCCGGGAGGGCGTCTCCCTGGCCTGGCTGGTGACGCTCAAGGCCAACGCCGTCTTTTTTTGCGTCCTGTCGCTGTTGGCCACCATCCCGGCCCCGGCTCTGGGAAGGGCCATGACGTCTCTTGGCGTCCCAGCCAAATTCTCCTTTCTTTTTGTTTTCACCTACCGCTACCTTCACGTCATTGCCGAGGAATATGAGAGATTGGTCACTGCGGCCCGCTTAAGGGGCTTTGTCCCGGCAACGGACGGACGGACTTATCGTACCTACGCCGCCCTGGTCGCCATGGTGTTGGTGCGCAGCTACGACCGGTCCCAGCGTGTCTACCAAGCTATGCTGCTTCGCGGCTTTACCGGGGTTTTCCCGTGTCTGAACCGGTTTCAGGCTGGTCGCCGGGATGTGCTGTTTCTGAGTGCCGTCGTGGCCGTAGCCGGGCTTGCGGTTTTTTTCGAAGTACTGGTCAGGAGTGGGAATGTCTGA
- a CDS encoding energy-coupling factor ABC transporter ATP-binding protein, with translation MSEPLLELSQVCFTYPGAGSPVLSELDLRFEATKRIGLFGPNGSGKTTLLHVIMGLLRPQSGVVRHKGRTVATERDFREVRRSIGMLLQNADDQIIYPTVLDDVAFGPLNRGLSGEAARALAEQTLAMLGLEGFGERLAHRLSGGEKKLVSLAGVLAMEPDALLLDEPTGGLDPATRERLVAILERLGKPMIIISHDWDFLAHVTDTYYSIENGRLIRNPNLILHRHVHGHPMGDHDHHHH, from the coding sequence ATGTCTGAGCCGTTGCTTGAATTGTCCCAGGTCTGTTTCACCTATCCCGGAGCGGGGAGCCCCGTGTTGTCGGAACTGGATTTGCGCTTCGAGGCCACCAAGCGTATCGGGCTGTTCGGACCCAACGGGTCCGGGAAAACCACGCTGCTCCATGTGATCATGGGCCTTTTGCGTCCTCAGTCCGGTGTGGTCCGGCACAAAGGGCGTACCGTTGCAACCGAGCGCGATTTTCGGGAGGTGCGACGCAGCATCGGCATGTTGCTGCAAAACGCCGATGATCAGATCATCTATCCGACCGTCCTCGACGACGTGGCCTTCGGACCGCTCAACCGGGGCCTGTCGGGGGAGGCTGCCCGTGCGTTGGCCGAGCAGACCCTGGCCATGCTCGGCCTGGAGGGGTTTGGCGAACGGCTGGCCCATCGCCTGTCTGGCGGCGAAAAAAAACTCGTTTCCCTGGCCGGGGTGTTGGCCATGGAGCCGGATGCCTTACTGCTGGACGAACCGACCGGGGGACTCGACCCAGCCACTCGGGAACGGTTGGTCGCTATTCTGGAACGCCTCGGCAAACCCATGATCATCATTTCCCACGATTGGGATTTTTTGGCCCATGTGACCGATACCTACTATTCCATTGAGAACGGCCGCCTGATCCGGAATCCGAATCTGATCCTGCACCGCCATGTCCATGGGCATCCCATGGGCGACCACGACCATCATCACCATTAG
- a CDS encoding protein phosphatase CheZ yields MVNDDELLDRLLEKIVQEVVPDLRESIGATIEREVARTLSRALLESEFHKRLNDEMRTGLQDIYKEIVQAAKHDNEPSAGDRQQADQLFQEAAQQLDNILQTTESATTEIMDIVEKHMDLQADSAAVLAGLPGGYAGPKDVAKLQAANDALGEDLMRIMTTLSFQDLTGQRIKRIISAIKKVEQIVLELYLSTGLQIRAQAEAPDRDIEDLKAEAKQKVTELKGPQMDTQQGSVDDLLAQLGL; encoded by the coding sequence ATGGTCAATGACGATGAATTGCTCGACCGTCTGCTGGAAAAAATCGTCCAGGAAGTGGTGCCGGATCTGCGGGAAAGTATCGGAGCCACCATTGAACGGGAAGTGGCCCGGACACTCTCCCGGGCGCTTCTGGAAAGCGAATTTCACAAGCGCTTAAATGATGAAATGCGCACCGGTCTGCAGGATATCTACAAAGAAATCGTGCAGGCGGCCAAGCACGACAACGAACCCAGCGCCGGCGACAGGCAGCAGGCTGACCAGCTCTTTCAGGAAGCCGCCCAGCAGCTCGACAATATCTTGCAGACCACGGAATCCGCCACGACCGAGATCATGGATATCGTTGAAAAGCACATGGACCTGCAAGCTGACTCGGCTGCCGTGCTGGCCGGGCTCCCCGGCGGCTATGCCGGACCCAAGGACGTGGCCAAGCTGCAGGCGGCCAATGACGCCCTGGGCGAAGACTTGATGCGCATCATGACCACGCTCAGTTTTCAGGATTTGACCGGCCAACGCATCAAACGCATCATTTCCGCCATCAAAAAGGTCGAACAGATCGTCCTGGAACTCTATCTCTCCACCGGGCTGCAGATCCGGGCTCAAGCCGAAGCGCCCGATCGCGACATTGAAGACCTCAAGGCCGAAGCCAAGCAGAAGGTGACCGAGCTTAAGGGGCCGCAAATGGACACCCAGCAAGGCTCGGTGGATGATCTGCTGGCCCAACTCGGTCTGTAA
- a CDS encoding PilZ domain-containing protein, whose protein sequence is MDEKRSYMRIPTRLRGHLRLLPDTEEVPLYRDSPPMGSTICSVDPRDTGMSEPLYAMLSTINSKLDMLLSIQNRDLLEADFPVSMDIVEISGAGVRFSTPEALPLDQPVEVVIVLSRFPMRLSGAMGRIIRCDDVDGKAIYALDFTRIRERDLESIVQFVFQSQRDDLRGKKWD, encoded by the coding sequence GTGGATGAAAAACGCTCCTACATGCGTATCCCAACGCGTCTTCGCGGCCATCTGCGACTTTTGCCAGACACCGAAGAAGTTCCGCTCTACCGTGATTCGCCGCCCATGGGATCGACGATTTGCAGTGTGGACCCGCGCGACACCGGCATGAGCGAGCCGCTGTACGCAATGCTCAGTACCATCAATTCCAAGCTCGACATGCTGCTGTCCATACAAAATCGTGATCTGCTTGAGGCGGATTTTCCTGTCAGCATGGATATCGTGGAGATAAGCGGAGCCGGGGTACGGTTTTCGACCCCGGAGGCGCTTCCCCTGGATCAACCCGTTGAAGTCGTTATTGTGCTGTCACGCTTTCCCATGCGCCTTTCCGGAGCCATGGGGCGGATCATCCGTTGCGACGACGTGGACGGTAAAGCCATTTACGCCCTTGATTTCACGCGCATCCGGGAACGCGACCTGGAAAGCATTGTGCAATTCGTCTTTCAAAGCCAGCGGGACGATCTTCGCGGAAAAAAATGGGATTGA
- a CDS encoding NIL domain-containing protein: MDTTQDKQYRKVVYLTFPPEASGKPLVCDLARLHGLGFSILRAQITPRQEGQMTIEITGSRDAYQHGVDYLKEQGIGVAPVAQRISRDEDSCIHCGMCTALCPTKALSLNIETRLVEFDSETCSACGMCTKVCPVKAMEMLLENGVM, from the coding sequence ATGGATACGACACAAGACAAGCAATATCGTAAAGTAGTCTATCTGACCTTTCCTCCAGAAGCCTCGGGCAAACCGCTCGTCTGCGATCTGGCCCGGTTGCACGGTCTGGGGTTCAGCATTCTGCGCGCCCAGATCACGCCGCGCCAGGAAGGACAGATGACTATCGAGATCACTGGTTCCAGGGATGCCTACCAGCACGGCGTCGACTATCTCAAGGAACAAGGCATCGGGGTGGCTCCGGTGGCCCAGCGTATCTCCCGCGACGAGGACAGCTGTATCCATTGCGGCATGTGCACAGCCCTTTGCCCGACCAAAGCCCTGTCGCTGAACATCGAAACCCGACTGGTGGAGTTTGATAGTGAGACCTGCTCGGCTTGCGGTATGTGCACCAAGGTCTGTCCGGTGAAGGCCATGGAGATGTTGCTCGAAAACGGCGTCATGTAA
- the ybgF gene encoding tol-pal system protein YbgF — protein MKPCHAKKTVLAAALIAALTGGCAPAPKAPSPLNTPADMWAELENAKGETRRLNAKVEELTQQVERNRQDPELAGRVARLEGQVSRMASQLAIDIDSAGANAAPAAQPGYGAAATPPRTAYGVQAPQAAAVAAQPGYGAAPQAGYGAPAYGQPQAGYGGQAAQAGGDDADEPIPPYNPSGYAAAPQATAQVPPPAPSGAVAPPAVSEAQSPADAVYAKGLTSFNAHQYQQALGIFQEFVRNFKTSPLMPNALFWTGECYFQVGDFANAALSYQEVIEKYPKSAKHADALFKRGVAFSKLGNAGAAKLSFKEVIDKYPDSAFAARAKTMMPK, from the coding sequence ATGAAGCCCTGTCACGCAAAAAAAACGGTGCTGGCCGCCGCCCTGATCGCTGCCCTGACCGGCGGGTGCGCACCGGCTCCCAAGGCCCCGTCGCCGCTCAATACCCCGGCCGATATGTGGGCCGAACTGGAAAACGCCAAGGGTGAAACCCGTCGTTTAAACGCCAAAGTCGAGGAACTGACCCAGCAGGTCGAGCGCAACCGCCAGGACCCGGAACTGGCCGGCCGCGTTGCCCGCCTGGAGGGTCAGGTGAGCCGCATGGCCTCCCAATTGGCCATTGATATCGATTCTGCCGGAGCCAATGCCGCCCCGGCTGCCCAGCCCGGCTATGGCGCTGCGGCCACGCCGCCCCGGACCGCCTATGGGGTTCAAGCGCCCCAAGCTGCCGCCGTCGCTGCGCAGCCCGGTTATGGCGCAGCTCCCCAGGCCGGGTACGGCGCACCGGCCTATGGCCAGCCGCAAGCCGGCTATGGCGGCCAAGCTGCCCAGGCTGGCGGCGACGATGCAGACGAACCCATTCCGCCGTATAATCCTTCTGGCTATGCCGCAGCCCCTCAGGCGACGGCCCAGGTCCCGCCGCCGGCCCCAAGCGGCGCTGTCGCCCCGCCGGCGGTGTCGGAAGCGCAAAGTCCGGCCGATGCGGTCTATGCCAAGGGCCTCACCAGTTTCAATGCCCATCAGTACCAGCAGGCATTGGGAATTTTTCAGGAGTTCGTCCGCAATTTCAAGACCAGCCCGCTGATGCCCAATGCCTTGTTCTGGACCGGCGAGTGCTATTTCCAGGTTGGGGATTTCGCCAATGCCGCCCTGTCTTATCAGGAAGTCATCGAGAAATATCCCAAGAGCGCCAAACACGCCGACGCCCTGTTCAAACGCGGTGTGGCCTTCTCCAAGCTCGGCAATGCCGGCGCGGCCAAGTTGTCGTTTAAAGAAGTCATCGACAAATACCCGGATTCCGCTTTTGCTGCCCGGGCCAAAACCATGATGCCCAAGTAG
- a CDS encoding PLDc N-terminal domain-containing protein — protein MILPELPAMTPGQIALFFGLLALPILPNFIAIWHSFHREFPSHLEKMFWFLLAIFVPVLGGVVYFIWGRKRGRKLS, from the coding sequence ATGATTCTGCCTGAACTGCCAGCCATGACGCCCGGCCAGATCGCCCTTTTCTTCGGACTTTTGGCCCTGCCTATCCTTCCCAATTTCATTGCAATATGGCACAGCTTCCACAGGGAATTTCCATCCCACCTGGAGAAGATGTTCTGGTTCCTCCTGGCCATTTTCGTGCCCGTGCTGGGAGGGGTTGTTTATTTTATCTGGGGACGCAAGCGAGGTCGCAAGCTGTCATGA
- the lspA gene encoding signal peptidase II, with amino-acid sequence MRLSYKLALPVAVAVILLDQITKLWIQNHLVLYTTRTVIPGFFNIVHVLNRGAAFGFLNRSDIQWQTYFFFAATALAVLIIMHLLRMARDGDKLLIIGLGLILGGAIGNLIDRIKTGEVVDFLDFYWKSYHWPAFNVADIAIFLGSLGLLVAFYHLRRPMAGS; translated from the coding sequence ATGCGTTTGAGCTACAAACTGGCGCTGCCTGTGGCCGTCGCCGTCATCTTGCTCGATCAGATCACCAAGCTCTGGATACAAAACCATCTGGTGCTTTACACCACCAGAACGGTCATTCCGGGCTTTTTTAACATCGTCCATGTGCTCAATCGCGGCGCAGCCTTCGGCTTCCTCAACCGCTCGGACATCCAGTGGCAGACCTACTTCTTTTTCGCGGCAACAGCCCTGGCCGTCCTGATCATCATGCATCTGCTGCGCATGGCCCGCGACGGCGACAAGCTGCTTATCATCGGGCTCGGACTTATCCTCGGCGGGGCCATAGGCAACCTTATTGATCGTATAAAGACCGGCGAAGTGGTCGATTTTCTAGATTTTTACTGGAAGAGCTACCACTGGCCGGCCTTTAATGTGGCCGACATTGCCATATTCCTGGGGTCGCTTGGGCTACTGGTTGCCTTTTACCATTTGCGCCGCCCTATGGCCGGCTCCTAA